A window of Leptotrichia wadei contains these coding sequences:
- the recJ gene encoding single-stranded-DNA-specific exonuclease RecJ, whose product MRKTKWAAKIIPNPRQEREYIERDNKQNVDDRTKKIKQSGNKKQIVEGSNLNSFIDSDILKILYSRGITSEKEVIKFLNPKMENIQNPYGLQDMEKTVLEIERAIEEKKNIWIFGDYDVDGITSTSILYMALKELGAENVNYYIPIRDEGYGLNNEALKKIKESGADLVITVDCGITAFPEVEFANSINLPIIITDHHNLHGGKLPSAIAVVNPKRPENKFSFEFLAGVGTIFMVILCLYERIGKKVKAYKYLDLVAIGTVADIVPLVQENRILTKFGLEQLNRSKNKGLRFLLYKLFNTQNSDFNEKTEYNSYDVGFVIAPVFNAAGRLKDAKMVVKLLISDNDREIEIIVKELINKNFERKELQNEIVEKVEKHIEESDLKEDYVIVDYSPEYHHGVIGIAASKIVDKYYKPAIIIEVKEDEGIAVGSCRSIGNFNILEALQSMPELFLKFGGHSGAAGFTIGIKNLELFKEKINKFAKTKLKEEDFVKIIEIDKQIPIQKVSYEFFQVIELLKPFGFGNPMPTFRTNNVLFENIKFIGENKNHIMFDIKQKGFFSRNAVWFNSGEYFKELNENLFYDIVYKLKTEMFQDRYYTKVYIEDVKVSQLKDDTLSYYHSLFNTSFPMKSIFYTNIELDLEKKITMKMEFDQVSLFQGRKFIGRLDYSISNLLILLNQYYNWNFTVKIEDVKQTASHSIVNILVKKDYSFKCYDHTQVGIFKKIKEFLIGEMEYNSQTKSLLSQFFRQNKNLIIKNIFNEEEKYKYKMSDFENFLLTIGIYYKKMTNKKSQIIINSEKKSVFNNFIKSYFDINEEYLENDYPFTLFYNYKNTQELENIIKSYFSMQNEIGYETIENIQNFEINENFETEEDLKLLEYKKIEEIELKNNQAENPNENYVKIGEDNQKKNQNVENTKNLSESKTEDENKSKEVEKRFCVIVNSEDFMIKTEKLDKSNIKELNIQIEVPENIVFLQDSTKKERKNAKNIFLEYLPIEKKIMLKKLLEDGEKIFSDYSVNEIL is encoded by the coding sequence ATGAGAAAAACTAAATGGGCTGCGAAAATTATTCCTAATCCACGACAGGAAAGAGAATATATTGAAAGGGATAATAAACAGAATGTTGATGATAGGACCAAAAAAATAAAACAGAGTGGAAATAAAAAACAAATTGTGGAAGGTTCAAATTTAAATTCATTTATTGATAGTGATATTTTAAAAATACTTTATTCGCGGGGGATAACAAGTGAAAAGGAAGTGATTAAGTTTTTAAATCCTAAAATGGAGAATATTCAAAATCCTTATGGGCTTCAGGATATGGAAAAAACGGTTTTGGAAATTGAAAGGGCGATAGAGGAGAAAAAGAATATTTGGATATTTGGGGATTACGATGTAGATGGGATTACTTCAACTTCGATTTTGTATATGGCTTTGAAGGAACTTGGAGCTGAAAATGTGAATTATTATATTCCAATTCGGGATGAAGGATATGGATTGAATAATGAGGCTTTGAAGAAAATAAAAGAATCTGGGGCAGATTTGGTAATTACTGTGGATTGTGGAATTACAGCATTTCCTGAAGTGGAGTTTGCAAATTCTATAAACTTACCAATAATTATTACGGATCATCATAATTTGCATGGTGGAAAACTTCCATCTGCTATTGCAGTTGTTAATCCGAAACGTCCTGAAAATAAGTTTTCCTTTGAGTTTCTGGCGGGAGTTGGGACTATTTTTATGGTGATTCTTTGTCTTTATGAAAGAATTGGGAAAAAAGTAAAAGCATATAAGTATCTCGATTTGGTGGCAATTGGTACGGTTGCAGATATTGTGCCACTTGTCCAAGAAAATAGAATTTTGACTAAATTTGGGTTAGAGCAGCTTAATCGTTCAAAAAATAAGGGGCTTAGATTTTTGTTATATAAATTATTTAATACACAAAATTCGGATTTTAATGAGAAAACTGAGTATAATTCGTATGATGTGGGATTTGTTATAGCACCTGTGTTTAATGCGGCTGGAAGACTTAAAGATGCGAAAATGGTTGTAAAGCTTTTGATTTCTGATAATGACAGGGAAATTGAGATAATCGTAAAGGAACTTATTAATAAGAATTTTGAGCGGAAAGAACTGCAGAATGAAATTGTGGAGAAAGTGGAAAAGCATATTGAAGAAAGCGATTTGAAGGAAGATTATGTAATTGTAGACTATTCACCTGAATATCACCACGGAGTAATTGGTATAGCGGCTTCCAAAATTGTGGATAAATATTACAAGCCTGCGATTATCATTGAAGTGAAGGAAGATGAAGGGATAGCGGTTGGATCTTGCCGAAGTATCGGGAATTTTAACATTTTGGAGGCGTTGCAGTCGATGCCTGAACTTTTTTTGAAGTTTGGGGGACATTCTGGAGCGGCTGGATTTACGATTGGAATAAAAAATTTGGAATTATTTAAGGAAAAAATTAATAAATTTGCAAAGACAAAACTGAAGGAGGAGGATTTTGTAAAAATAATAGAAATTGACAAGCAAATTCCGATTCAAAAAGTTTCTTATGAATTTTTTCAAGTGATAGAACTTTTAAAGCCGTTTGGCTTCGGAAATCCAATGCCAACTTTCAGGACAAATAATGTGCTTTTTGAAAATATAAAGTTCATTGGAGAAAATAAGAATCATATAATGTTTGACATAAAGCAGAAAGGATTTTTTAGCAGAAATGCTGTCTGGTTTAATTCTGGAGAGTATTTTAAGGAACTGAATGAAAATTTATTTTATGATATTGTCTACAAATTGAAGACAGAGATGTTTCAGGACAGATATTATACGAAGGTGTATATTGAGGATGTGAAGGTATCACAGCTGAAGGATGATACTTTGTCTTATTATCATTCGCTTTTTAACACATCTTTTCCAATGAAGTCAATTTTCTATACGAATATTGAGCTGGATTTAGAAAAGAAAATTACGATGAAAATGGAATTTGATCAAGTTTCACTTTTTCAGGGGAGAAAATTTATTGGACGGCTTGATTATAGTATTTCAAATTTGTTAATATTATTGAATCAGTATTATAATTGGAATTTTACTGTGAAAATTGAAGATGTAAAACAGACTGCAAGTCATAGTATTGTAAATATTTTGGTAAAAAAGGATTATAGTTTTAAATGTTATGACCATACACAAGTTGGAATTTTTAAAAAAATAAAAGAATTTTTAATTGGAGAAATGGAATATAATTCACAAACTAAAAGTTTACTTTCTCAATTTTTTAGACAAAATAAAAACTTGATTATAAAAAATATATTTAATGAAGAAGAAAAATATAAATATAAAATGTCAGACTTTGAAAACTTTTTGCTTACAATTGGAATATATTATAAAAAAATGACCAATAAAAAAAGTCAGATTATAATAAATTCTGAAAAAAAGTCAGTTTTTAATAATTTTATAAAATCATATTTTGATATAAATGAAGAATATTTGGAAAATGATTATCCATTTACATTATTTTACAATTATAAAAACACACAAGAACTGGAAAATATTATAAAATCGTATTTTTCAATGCAAAATGAAATTGGTTATGAAACTATTGAAAATATTCAAAATTTTGAAATTAATGAGAATTTTGAAACTGAAGAAGACCTGAAACTGTTAGAGTATAAAAAAATTGAAGAAATTGAATTAAAAAATAATCAGGCAGAAAACCCAAATGAAAATTATGTAAAAATTGGAGAAGATAATCAAAAAAAAAATCAAAATGTAGAAAATACTAAAAATTTAAGTGAAAGTAAAACTGAAGATGAAAATAAAAGTAAGGAAGTGGAAAAAAGATTTTGTGTAATAGTAAATTCTGAAGATTTTATGATAAAGACGGAAAAGTTAGATAAAAGCAATATTAAAGAGCTGAATATTCAAATTGAAGTTCCTGAAAATATAGTATTTTTACAGGATTCTACAAAAAAGGAAAGAAAAAATGCAAAAAATATTTTTTTGGAATACTTGCCGATTGAGAAAAAAATTATGTTGAAAAAATTGCTGGAAGATGGAGAAAAAATTTTTTCTGATTATTCAGTTAATGAGATTTTATGA